From a single Schistosoma mansoni strain Puerto Rico chromosome 4, complete genome genomic region:
- a CDS encoding putative troponin I yields the protein MPIPSIHVNSIEDTENDDRRNKKPSIPILRVVSDDMDGRENDVNSDDDDDVMTAEEEAAIARRFLGGNDHTEQRRMSSLDMYLSQPEVKQEPMIINRHISLKEEEKGFEAEQMLLRQKEREEMEKHQEKLRLEREEVKKARASKRHSKVAEEQEPSKNNQVRRVDYRKQGLGGLSKERRKKLKEMILQKAKNELLEERRKELRNREDHIKKQAPPFDIDGLNQMQLEEKVKSWYEHVKQLESQKYEWEQRLRKQDEEINDLTAQLCSIKGHL from the exons ATGCCTATACCAAGTATTCATGTAAATTCGATTGAAGATACTGAAAATGATGACAGACGAAATAAGAAACCTTCCATACCAATACTACGAGTAGTTAGTGACGATATGGATGGACGTGAAAATGATGTTAATagtgatgacgatgatgatgtaaTGACAGCTGAAGAGGAAGCCGCTATCGCGCGTCGATTTCTTGGTGGAAACGACCATACAGAACAACGCAG AATGTCTTCATTGGACATGTATCTCTCGCAGCCAGAAGTA AAACAAGAACCCATGATAATTAATCGTCATATAAGtttgaaagaagaagaaaaaggc TTTGAGGCAGAGCAAATGCTTCTTCGTCAAAAAGAACGTGAA GAAATGGAAAAACATCAAGAAAAATTAAGATTAGAACGTGAAGAG GTTAAAAAAGCCAGAGCGTCCAAAAGACAT TCAAAAGTCGCTGAAGAACAAGAGCCCAGTAAAAATAATCAAGTAAGGCGAGTGGATTATCGAAAACAAGGTCTTGGAGGTTTGAGTAAAGAGCGCAGAAAAAAATTGAAG gAAATGATCTTGCAAAAGGCAAAAAATGAACTTCTTGAAGAGAGAAGAAAAGAACTTCGAAACCGTGAGGATCACATCAAGAAACAAGCTCCTCCGTTCGACATTGATGGTTTAAATCAAA TGCAACTTGAAGAAAAGGTGAAGTCGTGGTACGAACACGTTAAACAATTGGAATCACAAAAATACGAATGGGAACAAAGATTACGCAAACAGGATGAAGAG ATTAATGACTTGACAGCTCAGTTATGCTCAATTAAAGGCCACTTGTAA